One Setaria italica strain Yugu1 chromosome II, Setaria_italica_v2.0, whole genome shotgun sequence DNA segment encodes these proteins:
- the LOC101778854 gene encoding sigma intracellular receptor 2 codes for MGVVSAAADLAIAVFSLTIAVAAPLIDGQSVLPGDLYPAPLVELKRWYASEFDDYLMARPPGFFRGIICLELAFQWPLAVATLYGLLTGRRWVATTSLMSGVVTLTSMSAVLGDMLGSGKATPKLLQMYAPFLVFAIIAILRGLCSCSERTTAGSSLRPSARKKRV; via the exons ATGGGCGTCGTCTCGGCTGCGGCGGACCTGGCCATCGCGGTCTTCTCCCTCACCATCGCCGTCGCGGCCCCGCTGATCGACGGGCAGTCCGTCCTCCCGGGCGACCTCTACCCGGCGCCGCTCGTGGAGCTCAAGCGGTGGTACGCCTCCGAGTTCGACGACTACCTCATGGCCCGCCCCCCCGGCTTCTTCCGCGGCATCATCTGCCTCGAGCTCGCCTTCCAGtggccgctcgccgtcgccacgcTCTACGGCCTCCTCACCGGCCGCCGCTGGGTCGCCACAACCTCCCTCATGTCCGGCGTCGTCACCCTCACCTCCATG TCTGCAGTACTCGGTGACATGTTAGGTTCGGGCAAAGCAACACCAAAGTTGCTTCAGATGTATgctccttttcttgtttttgcTATCATTGCAATCCTCCGTGGACTTTGCTCATGCTCTGAACGCACTACTGCTGGTTCATCACTTCGGCCTTCTGCTCGCAAGAAGAGGGTCTAG
- the LOC101780053 gene encoding rho GTPase-activating protein 2 has translation MVEVVMVPGSNGCGGGGGEGKAEEGQQAQGQGQVLALVLAALRKSVVLPCQMADADDPAGAAWGMEIGWPTDVRHVAHVTFDRLHGFLGLPVEFELEIPGQVPSASASVFGVSPESMQCGYDDKGNSVPKILLLMQERLYAQDGLKSEGIFRITPENSQEEHVREQLNSGIVPDDIDVHCLASLIKAWFRELPEGVLDSLSPEQVLHCNTEEQCIELVELLPPTQAALLHWVVELMADVVEEEESNKMNARNVAMVFAPNMTQMSDPLTALMHAVQVMNLLKTLILKTLRERDDDDDAGAYSSFSSSSSLSEELDEEGHDQQDDENDSGSENCNCEGNGSPKDVDKASALRVDNEQLIGVSRRHTSIDCHLPYIGYGNDNEGTSLDDIEECFLRRLEWKSLRECVAEDNSSNCPPSKKGAEQPSSSESIAEGSDTIVGKRDVTSNGIDVTITELGQMEIRIGMTNAEVRSATKGELILCS, from the exons ATGGTTGAGGTGGTGATGGTGCCCGGCTCCAACGgctgcggtggtggaggaggcgaggggaaggcggaggaggggcagcaggcgcaggggcaggggcaggtGCTGGCGCTGGTGCTGGCCGCGCTCCGCAAGTCGGTGGTGCTGCCGTGCCAGATGGCGGACGCCGACGACCCCGCGGGGGCCGCCTGGGGGATGGAGATCGGCTGGCCCACCGACGTCCGCCACGTCGCGCACGTCACCTTCGACCGCCTCCATGGCTTCCTCGGCCTCCCCGTCGAGTTCGAGCTCGAGATCCCCGGCCAGGTCCCCAGCGCCAG CGCGAGCGTGTTCGGGGTGTCGCCGGAGTCGATGCAGTGCGGCTATGACGACAAGGGGAACTCGGTGCCCAAGATCCTCCTGCTCATGCAAGAGCGGCTGTACGCGCAGGATGGACTCAAG tCAGAGGGGATCTTCCGGATCACCCCGGAGAACAGCCAGGAGGAGCATGTCAGGGAGCAGCTCAACAGCGGCATCGTGCCTGACGACATCGACGTGCATTGTCTGGCTAGTTTGATCAAG GCCTGGTTCAGAGAACTTCCTGAGGGGGTGCTTGACAGCCTCTCACCTGAGCAAGTCCTTCACTGCAACACAGAGGAACAATGCATTGAGCTCGTGGAGCTTCTTCCACCGACCCAAGCTGCACTTCTTCATTGGGTCGTAGAGCTCATGGCTGATGTTGTTGAAGAAGAGGAGTCCAATAAGATGAATGCAAGAAATGTTGCCATGGTTTTTGCACCCAACATGACACAG ATGTCTGATCCTCTGACTGCTCTGATGCATGCTGTTCAAGTCATGAACTTGCTCAAGACCTTGATCCTCAAAACACTTCGAGaacgtgatgatgatgatgatgcaggaGCCTATTcttcattttcatcttcatcatctttATCTGAAGAACTCGATGAGGAGGGTCATGACCAACAAGATGATGAAAATGACAGTGGCAGTGAGAACTGTAACTGTGAAGGTAATGGAAGCCCAAAAGATGTTGACAAAGCAAGCGCATTAAGAGTAGACAATGAACAGTTAATTGGTGTGTCCAGGAGGCACACATCAATTGATTGCCATTTGCCTTACATTGGATATGGCAACGACAATGAAGGCACATCACTGGATGATATCGAAGAATGTTTCTTAAGAAGGCTAGAATGGAAATCTTTGAGAGAATGTGTTGCTGAAGACAACAGTAGCAATTGTCCTCCCTCCAAGAAAGGGGCAGAGCAGCCGAGCTCCTCTGAAAGCATTGCGGAAGGTAGTGACACAATTGTCGGAAAAAGAGACGTGACAAGCAATGGCATTGATGTAACTATCACTGAGCTGGGGCAAATGGAAATCAGAATTGGCATGACGAATGCAGAGGTAAGAAGCGCTACAAAAGGGGAGTTAATTCTTTGCTCATAA
- the LOC101783590 gene encoding sigma intracellular receptor 2-like yields the protein MAVVSSAVDVVVALFSLTMAVAAPLFDSQVVLPPGLYPAPLVSIFRWFVAEFDHYVVADPPPFFRGLVWLDLAFLWPVSVANLYGVLARRRWSAATSLIAGVHMLTYLSAMFGEMLGSGRATRKLLGLYALFVVFAVASVVRGLCWRSTQATPAGSSAAHPPKKRV from the exons ATGGCCGTGGTTTCGTCGGCCGTGGACGTGGTGGTGGCGCTCTTCTCGCTGACCAtggccgtggcggcgccgcTGTTCGACTCCCAGGTCGTCCTCCCGCCCGGCCTCTACCCGGCGCCGCTGGTGAGCATCTTCCGGTGGTTCGTCGCCGAGTTCGACCACTACGTCGTGGCCGACCCGCCGCCATTCTTCCGCGGCCTCGTCTGGCTCGACCTCGCCTTCCTCTGGCCGGTCAGCGTCGCCAACCTCTACGGCGTCCTCGCGCGTCGCCGCTggtccgccgccacctccctcatCGCCGGCGTCCACATGCTCACCTACTTG TCCGCAATGTTCGGGGAGATGTTGGGCTCAGGGAGAGCAACACGGAAGCTGCTTGGGTTGTACGCTCTGTTCGTTGTTTTTGCTGTAGCTTCAGTTGTGCGTGGCCTCTGCTGGCGCTCAACACAAGCTACACCGGCAGGTTCGTCAGCTGCACATCCGCCTAAGAAGAGGGTCTAG
- the LOC101779534 gene encoding uncharacterized protein LOC101779534 has product MECNREEASRAKDLAVIKLQEADYAGAKRIALKAQKLFPGLENISQLLTVCEVHCCAAVKINGETDWYGILQVETTADDVLLKKQYRKLALLLHPDKNKFVGAEAAFKLIGEAHMILTDQVKRSSHDFKRKQVIATSVPVPKKRGRSSKKTDHVAKRANKENTDAGYSTFWTVCLACGTKYHYPCNLLMRLLRCQICSKSFLAYDLYKKPSVGVEASNPWSGIWMQQQMFPPSQKTHVSNRQHNYQSVPGQQNPVNGHQTPVSNQQQQPQNVSDKQTPDINQQQRPQKFPFSSGPKNVDSHPCPSQQANVTNQKLYNQRAPGQQNPDNGSQAPVTDNHQQSLKVAGKQSPIINQQQQSQKSPFNSGSKNVVNSQGAACPNSYATGSTNLTAEAVACNSTTVTRPSLNDQNVEDRTKPPVVNSDKVPLANEQMRAKEVATGSSYHVAVNGRRVANECVLTAATASADKTSGQNPSISRQQGDTVISEDQSDGSRKGSDSPAKKRIRIENSSCTAGKSDHIAENEGAKVSSEHKLSTPSKEKITNENGEVINGNQDALQGTGIKQETPSSGSGSAAAARSVNNSIPDNITVSCPDSDFYDFEKNRDADRFAVDQIWAIYDDHDGMPRYYARIKQVYSPNFMLRFTWLEHDPLYDAEKAWSSKELPVACGSFRVGKTLLTEDTKMFSHVISWTKGRKRNSYQIYPKKGEVWAVFRGWDINWSSDSNDHRPYDYDVVEITSDFATGSGTYVIPLVKIKGFVSLFVRSSNEAPFLIPGGDMLRFSHSIPFHRLAQTDRQHIPNGALELDTASLPTDLEKAFTPVNLDSWEMPVGNTEQSQDGTGTNVQNEVEKLNQNTKSAQDNGSEASVIDDHGGDGWNDSSQPESPTSFDYPDPEFCNFTSLRSFDKFKKGQVWALYSDTDKFPKYYGFIKGVDPDDHTIHIKWLEHCPCAQMEKCLVQDGLPIGCGAFRVSRQSDIYDCTSVFSHNMEVTLMRKGKKYEILPRVGQVWAIYKNWSHAWNFEDYCRCEYFLAEVLEISNGNVTVSWLTKVEGFIAVFKPEQTAESRSAMRVAKSDMMMFSHQIPAFRLTNENLCGCWELDPASVPEVLLVGKNM; this is encoded by the coding sequence ATGGAATGCAACAGGGAAGAAGCTTCAAGAGCTAAGGATCTAGCTGTGATAAAGCTGCAAGAAGCAGACTATGCTGGGGCCAAAAGGATTGCCCTCAAGGCTCAAAAGCTCTTTCCTGGCCTTGAAAATATTTCTCAGCTGCTAACTGTTTGTGAAGTCCACTGCTGTGCTGCTGTTAAGATCAACGGGGAGACGGACTGGTATGGTATTCTTCAAGTAGAAACAACTGCAGATGACGTGTTACTCAAGAAACAGTACCGCAAACTTGCTCTCTTACTCCATCCAGATAAGAACAAGTTTGTGGGTGCGGAAGCTGCTTTTAAGCTAATTGGAGAAGCTCACATGATACTGACAGATCAAGTAAAACGTTCATCTCATGATTTCAAAAGGAAGCAAGTTATTGCAACATCTGTCCCTGTACCGAAGAAGCGTGGACGGTCATCAAAGAAAACTGATCATGTTGCTAAGAGGGCCAATAAGGAGAACACTGATGCTGGATATTCAACTTTCTGGACCGTTTGCTTGGCTTGTGGTACAAAATACCACTATCCATGTAATTTGTTGATGAGACTTCTCCGCTGCCAGATCTGTTCAAAGAGTTTCCTTGCTTATGATTTGTATAAGAAACCTTCTGTCGGAGTGGAAGCATCAAATCCATGGAGTGGAATTTGGATGCAACAACAAATGTTCCCTCCAAGTCAAAAAACCCACGTCAGCAACCGACAACACAACTATCAGAGTGTCCCTGGTCAGCAAAATCCTGTCAATGGTCATCAAACTCCTGTCTCTAACCAGCAACAGCAACCTCAGAATGTATCTGATAAGCAAACTCCTGACATTAACCAGCAACAGCGACCACAGAAATTCCCTTTCAGTTCAGGGCCAAAGAATGTAGATTCTCATCCATGTCCAAGTCAGCAAGCAAATGTTACTAACCAAAAACTCTACAATCAGAGGGCCCCTGGTCAGCAAAATCCTGACAATGGCTCTCAGGCTCCTGTCACTGACAATCACCAGCAATCTCTGAAAGTTGCGGGCAAGCAAAGTCCTATCATTAACCAGCAACAACAATCTCAGAAATCTCCTTTCAATTCAGGATCAAAGAATGTAGTGAATTCTCAGGGTGCAGCCTGTCCCAACAGTTATGCAACTGGAAGCACTAATCTTACAGCTGAAGCTGTAGCTTGTAATAGCACAACGGTTACAAGGCCATCATTGAATGATCAAAATGTTGAAGATAGAACTAAACCACCTGTTGTGAATTCTGATAAAGTTCCTCTAGCAAACGAGCAAATGAGGGCAAAGGAGGTAGCTACAGGATCCAGTTATCATGTTGCTGTAAATGGTAGACGAGTTGCTAATGAATGTGTTCTtactgctgcaactgcaagtgcaGATAAAACATCTGGGCAGAATCCTTCTATATCAAGGCAGCAAGGAGACACTGTCATCAGTGAAGATCAATCTGATGGAAGTAGAAAAGGCAGCGATTCTCCTGCAAAGAAAAGGATAAGAATAGAAAACTCTTCCTGTACAGCTGGCAAAAGTGATCATATAGCAGAAAATGAAGGTGCTAAAGTGAGCAGCGAACACAAACTTAGTACTCCAAGCAAAGAGAAGATCACAAATGAAAATGGAGAAGTGATCAATGGGAATCAAGATGCATTGCAAGGAACAGGAATAAAACAGGAAACTCCTAGTTCTGGAAGTGgaagtgctgctgctgccagaTCTGTGAACAATAGTATTCCTGACAATATTACAGTTTCATGTCCAGATTCAGACTTCTATGACTTTGAGAAAAACAGGGATGCAGATCGATTCGCAGTTGATCAGATATGGGCAATTTATGATGATCATGATGGCATGCCAAGATACTATGCTCGAATTAAGCAGGTTTACTCTCCAAACTTCATGTTGCGGTTCACATGGCTAGAGCATGATCCTTTGTATGATGCTGAGAAGGCATGGTCTTCTAAGGAGCTGCCTGTTGCTTGTGGAAGTTTCAGAGTTGGAAAAACACTCTTAACTGAAGATACTAAGATGTTTTCTCATGTTATTTCTTGGACAAAAGGAAGGAAGAGGAACAGCTATCAGATTTATCCAAAGAAAGGTGAAGTTTGGGCAGTTTTCAGGGGATGGGACATCAACTGGAGTTCAGATTCCAACGATCATAGGCCTTATGATTATGATGTTGTAGAAATCACCTCAGACTTTGCTACGGGTTCAGGCACTTATGTGATTCCCTTGGTAAAGATTAAAGGTTTTGTCAGCTTATTTGTTCGATCAAGCAATGAAGCACCATTTCTGATACCTGGTGGTGACATGCTCAGGTTCTCCCACAGCATCCCTTTTCACAGGTTGGCACAAACTGACAGGCAACATATCCCAAATGGTGCTCTTGAACTGGATACTGCATCACTACCTACTGATCTGGAGAAAGCGTTTACTCCTGTAAACCTTGACAGCTGGGAGATGCCAGTTGGGAATACTGAACAGAGTCAGGATGGTACAGGTACAAATGTACAGAATGAAGTTGAGAAACTAAATCAGAATACAAAGAGTGCACAAGATAATGGCTCAGAAGCTTCAGTCATTGATGATCATGGTGGTGATGGATGGAATGATAGCTCTCAACCAGAATCTCCAACTAGTTTTGATTACCCTGATCCAGAGTTTTGCAACTTCACTAGTTTGAGATCATTTGACAAATTCAAGAAAGGTCAGGTTTGGGCACTGTATTCTGATACTGACAAGTTCCCGAAGTACTATGGTTTCATAAAGGGCGTCGATCCAGATGATCACACAATCCACATAAAATGGCTTGAGCACTGTCCATGTGCTCAAATGGAAAAGTGTTTAGTGCAAGACGGTTTGCCTATTGGCTGTGGAGCATTCCGGGTCAGCAGGCAAAGTGACATCTATGATTGTACAAGTGTCTTCTCCCACAATATGGAAGTGACGCTGATGCGTAAAGGAAAAAAGTATGAAATTCTTCCACGTGTTGGCCAGGTATGGGCTATATACAAGAACTGGAGCCATGCATGGAATTTTGAAGATTACTGCAGATGTGAATACTTTCTGGCTGAGGTCCTGGAGATTTCTAATGGTAATGTAACAGTGTCATGGCTTACTAAAGTGGAGGGCTTTATCGCAGTATTCAAGCCAGAGCAAACAGCTGAATCCAGGAGTGCCATGAGAGTAGCAAAGAGTGACATGATGATGTTCTCTCATCAGATTCCTGCCTTCCGCTTGACAAATGAGAACCTTTGTGGTTGCTGGGAACTTGATCCTGCATCAGTACCTGAAGTTTTACTGGTCGGAAAAAACATGTGA